The Papaver somniferum cultivar HN1 chromosome 3, ASM357369v1, whole genome shotgun sequence genome includes a region encoding these proteins:
- the LOC113358219 gene encoding uncharacterized protein LOC113358219 has protein sequence MTTLTMKLFPSAPVHDTFLRHQQIHLTSRTQRHRRFDFSLQVSPSNDDSKNITSTINMESSSEEEEVHKIVDGMDFGELCNEFECISSPSVESTARQLARDILEMRQRNRALGTFSVSVKYKDPVRSFTGREKYKRPLWVTDALEKPSVTVQEMVMLSTSVLNIRWTLRGKSKSLSIGGDVMVKVTSRFTLNQISGQVIEHEELWDLSDSSAIAKAFFWSSRRLYATVEAAKDTTENLKNSAKRFSPEKENVEIYPDPSGDPAKFFQQDDGFQRDVYQIGLFLAVVYLVVQFLKTTL, from the exons ATGACGACCCTGACAATGAAGTTGTTTCCATCTGCACCTGTTCACGATACTTTCCTACGACACCAACAAATTCATCTCACTTCCCGCACTCAACGCCATCGCCGATTTGATTTCTCATTACAGG TTTCACCATCAAATGATGATTCAAAAAATATAACTAGTACTATTAACATGGAAAGTTCATCAGAAGAAGAGGAAGTTCACAAAATTGTTGATGGCATGGATTTTGGTGAGCTTTGCAATGAGTTTGAATGTATTAGTAGTCCGTCTGTGGAATCTACTGCTAGACAATTAGCTCGTGATATTCTTGAGATGCGACAACGCAATCGTGCACTAGGAACCTTTTCAGTTTCTGTCAAATACAAG GATCCAGTTAGATCGTTTACGGGCCGTGAGAAATATAAGAGACCGCTGTGGGTGACCGACGCGTTAGAGAAACCCTCGGTG ACAGTGCAAGAAATGGTGATGCTGTCTACTAGCGTGTTGAATATCAGATGGACACTCAGAGGGAAGTCTAAATCTTTGAGTATAGGAGGAGATGTTATGGTAAAGGTGACATCTCGGTTTACTCTAAACCAGATAAGTGGCCAAGTGATAGAGCACGAAGAGCTTTGGGATTTGTCTGATTCATCCGCCATTGCTaaggctttcttttggagttCACGCCGGCTATATGCTACAGTTGAGGCTGCAAAAGATACCACTGAAAATCTTAAGAATAGTGCCAAGAGATTTTCACCGGAGAAAGAAAATGTGGAGATATATCCAGATCCTTCTGGTGATCCAGCAAAG TTCTTTCAACAAGACGACGGTTTCCAAAGAGATGTATACCAGATTGGGCTGTTTCTAGCAGTAGTCTATTTGGTTGTACAGTTCTTGAAGACAACCCTGTGA